A genomic stretch from Thalassophryne amazonica chromosome 18, fThaAma1.1, whole genome shotgun sequence includes:
- the LOC117531320 gene encoding protein FAM171A2 isoform X2, which translates to MPVTSVSRWLLLVSVCALWEARAKSLPDHGSFEVQIKVQVFDNSDLSPLADAHVDVHGNQTILASSKAGSDGILSVSFLYHAGTWVIITASKPDYVTNSVPWHSSRIPLYASVSLYLLVQRPGTLILYDDMLQVLSGSPGAHNQPLVQLQRKSIHLSTNSNYTALSAALTTARSQYEIGGFPFLLGQETNSSGAETGWTDLTALAVVSIQLYDKDGSAIQVSDPIHISVPLPSDTHNRIATSVPAWLYQSKTGLGLSHPGLRDITTYHTLFLLSILGSLALLVLILLCVLLYYCRRKCLKPRRQQGKPHSSNLNGSKRDQGTSTSRLNLICGGHVDSGSSHDTRKSDLSPSREYQSSREDLTKHIPAHMLRHAKGKNCSGPQRGESFPMKVTRATETNNLDNPLLHEDYNRSYSLMEGKDSEYHRHHNANDNRGYASDPPSPPRFQGYVPSQTDKPPEYSAAAADSLARPTSLNTQPGQIIFCSSIDQMKENMYRSMVPTLVIPAHYMRLPSEFSSKDGKDQKEQDKDGAQMGGGQLHHLHAQKQSQQQAQQQQQAGSLGDDSEEPSWASDSSGGPVTIPVLFNDSTMAQMNGELQALTEKKLLELGVKQHPRAWFISLDGRANAHVRHSYIDVGNDLSGNGGGFGGGSSSTPRDVNLEPPMEAQERKSASNRKGKDERWGGGRKGQGVLSSGGKNYSKLAYPDHSEPSSSEGRPVSPEENSLTPLLDEGSSSRGSTITRRGRSRVSSCRSSNSENRRDSMTSPEEDPDDKDENKKSPWQKIEDRPLMVFHPRK; encoded by the exons ATGCCGGTCACCTCCGTCTCTCGCTGGCTCCTCTTGGTCTCCGTCTGCGCGCTTTGGGAGGCGCGGGCCAAATCTCTTCCAGATCACGGATCATTCG AGGTGCAAATAAAAGTCCAGGTGTTTGACAACAGTGACCTGTCACCTTTAGCGGACGCTCACGTGGATGTCCATGGGAATCAAACCATCTTGGCATCCAGTAAGGCCGGTAGCGACGGCATCCTGAGCGTCAGCTTCCTGTACCATGCAGGAACGTGGGTGATCATTACGGCATCCAAACCCGATTATGTCACCAACTCTGTGCCGTGGCACTCCAGCCGGATTCCCT TGTATGCATCAGTCAGCCTGTACCTCCTTGTGCAGCGGCCCGGCACACTCATTCTCTACGATGACATGCTACAGGTGCTGTCCGGATCACCGG GTGCTCATAACCAGCCACTGGTGCAACTCCAGAGGAAATCCATTCACCTGTCAACCAACTCCAACTACACCGCTTTGTCCGCCGCACTGACGACAGCCAGGAGCCAGTATGAAATCGGAGGTTTTCCCTTCCTTCTTGGCCAGGAGACAAATAGCTCAG GTGCAGAGACGGGCTGGACGGACTTAACAGCATTGGCAGTGGTCAGCATTCAACTCTACGACAAAGACGGCAGTGCAATCCAGGTCTCAGATCCAATCCACATCTCTGTGCCACTTCCATCTGACACTCACAACAGGATTGCCACAAGTGTGCCTGCTTGGCTGTATCAGTCTAAGACAG GATTGGGACTGTCCCACCCAGGCTTAAGGGACATCACCACCTACCACACCCTGTTCCTGCTCTCCATTCTGGGCTCGCTGGCCCTGCTGGTGCTCATCCTCCTCTGTGTTCTGCTCTACTACTGCAG GCGGAAGTGTTTGAAACCTCGTCGACAGCAAGGCAAACCCCACAGTTCCAATCTGAATGGTTCAAAGAGAGACCAGGGTACATCCACTTCACGTCTAAATCTGATCTGTGGAGGCCATGTTGATTCTGGATCCTCTCACGACACTCGCAAATCCGATTTATCTCCATCTCGAGAGTACCAGAGTTCAAGGGAAGACTTGACTAAACATATTCCAGCTCATATGCTACGACATGCAAAAGGAAAAAATTGTTCTGGGCCTCAAAGGGGTGAAAGTTTCCCCATGAAAGTCACACGTGCTACAGAGACCAACAACCTGGACAACCCTTTGCTCCATGAAGACTATAACCGAAGCTACAGCCTCATGGAAGGAAAGGACTCCGAATATCATCGACACCACAATGCCAATGACAATCGTGGATATGCCTCTGATCCCCCATCCCCACCGCGTTTCCAAGGCTATGTGCCAAGCCAGACTGACAAACCCCCAGAAtattcagcagcagcagcagacagctTGGCTAGACCCACGTCCCTCAACACCCAACCGGGTCAGATTATCTTCTGCAGCTCCATTGACCAGATGAAGGAAAACATGTATCGGAGCATGGTGCCAACGCTGGTCATTCCAGCCCACTACATGCGTTTGCCCTCTGAGTTTTCAAGTAAAGATGGTAAGGACCAGAAGGAACAAGACAAGGATGGTGCTCAGATGGGAGGAGGCCAGTTGCACCATCTTCATGCCCAAAAGCAGAGCCAACAGCAGGCACAGCAACAGCAGCAAGCTGGATCCCTTGGTGATGACTCCGAGGAGCCAAGTTGGGCATCTGATTCATCTGGAGGGCCTGTGACCATCCCTGTGCTCTTCAACGATTCCACTATGGCACAGATGAATGGAGAACTACAGGCTCTGACCGAGAAGAAACTACTGGAACTGGGTGTGAAGCAGCACCCACGGGCGTGGTTCATCTCTCTGGATGGACGTGCCAATGCCCATGTTCGCCACTCCTACATAGATGTTGGCAATGACCTCAGTGGCAATGGTGGTGGATTTGGTGGTGGTTCCAGCAGCACTCCTCGAGATGTCAACCTTGAACCACCCATGGAGGCCCAAGAGCGCAAATCGGCATCCAACCGGAAGGGCAAAGATGAGCGTTGGGGAGGAGGAAGGAAGGGACAAGGTGTTCTCAGCAGTGGTGGGAAAAATTATTCCAAGCTAGCCTACCCGGATCACAGCGAGCCCAGCAGCAGTGAGGGACGCCCAGTATCACCTGAGGAGAATTCCCTCACCCCTCTTCTGGATGAAGGTTCATCTTCCCGAGGATCCACCATCACCAGGAGGGGACGTAGCCGTGTAAGCAGCTGCCGCAGCAGTAACAGCGAGAATCGCCGCGACTCCATGACCAGTCCTGAGGAAGATCCTGATGATAAAGATGAGAACAAAAAgagcccctggcaaaaaatagAAGACAGACCACTCATGGTCTTCCACCCGAGGAAGTAG
- the LOC117531320 gene encoding protein FAM171A2 isoform X1 yields MPVTSVSRWLLLVSVCALWEARAKSLPDHGSFEVQIKVQVFDNSDLSPLADAHVDVHGNQTILASSKAGSDGILSVSFLYHAGTWVIITASKPDYVTNSVPWHSSRIPLYASVSLYLLVQRPGTLILYDDMLQVLSGSPGAHNQPLVQLQRKSIHLSTNSNYTALSAALTTARSQYEIGGFPFLLGQETNSSGAETGWTDLTALAVVSIQLYDKDGSAIQVSDPIHISVPLPSDTHNRIATSVPAWLYQSKTGLWVRNATGYIKKDGSQFVWNVVVPQMGYWLAAFPTSSGLGLSHPGLRDITTYHTLFLLSILGSLALLVLILLCVLLYYCRRKCLKPRRQQGKPHSSNLNGSKRDQGTSTSRLNLICGGHVDSGSSHDTRKSDLSPSREYQSSREDLTKHIPAHMLRHAKGKNCSGPQRGESFPMKVTRATETNNLDNPLLHEDYNRSYSLMEGKDSEYHRHHNANDNRGYASDPPSPPRFQGYVPSQTDKPPEYSAAAADSLARPTSLNTQPGQIIFCSSIDQMKENMYRSMVPTLVIPAHYMRLPSEFSSKDGKDQKEQDKDGAQMGGGQLHHLHAQKQSQQQAQQQQQAGSLGDDSEEPSWASDSSGGPVTIPVLFNDSTMAQMNGELQALTEKKLLELGVKQHPRAWFISLDGRANAHVRHSYIDVGNDLSGNGGGFGGGSSSTPRDVNLEPPMEAQERKSASNRKGKDERWGGGRKGQGVLSSGGKNYSKLAYPDHSEPSSSEGRPVSPEENSLTPLLDEGSSSRGSTITRRGRSRVSSCRSSNSENRRDSMTSPEEDPDDKDENKKSPWQKIEDRPLMVFHPRK; encoded by the exons ATGCCGGTCACCTCCGTCTCTCGCTGGCTCCTCTTGGTCTCCGTCTGCGCGCTTTGGGAGGCGCGGGCCAAATCTCTTCCAGATCACGGATCATTCG AGGTGCAAATAAAAGTCCAGGTGTTTGACAACAGTGACCTGTCACCTTTAGCGGACGCTCACGTGGATGTCCATGGGAATCAAACCATCTTGGCATCCAGTAAGGCCGGTAGCGACGGCATCCTGAGCGTCAGCTTCCTGTACCATGCAGGAACGTGGGTGATCATTACGGCATCCAAACCCGATTATGTCACCAACTCTGTGCCGTGGCACTCCAGCCGGATTCCCT TGTATGCATCAGTCAGCCTGTACCTCCTTGTGCAGCGGCCCGGCACACTCATTCTCTACGATGACATGCTACAGGTGCTGTCCGGATCACCGG GTGCTCATAACCAGCCACTGGTGCAACTCCAGAGGAAATCCATTCACCTGTCAACCAACTCCAACTACACCGCTTTGTCCGCCGCACTGACGACAGCCAGGAGCCAGTATGAAATCGGAGGTTTTCCCTTCCTTCTTGGCCAGGAGACAAATAGCTCAG GTGCAGAGACGGGCTGGACGGACTTAACAGCATTGGCAGTGGTCAGCATTCAACTCTACGACAAAGACGGCAGTGCAATCCAGGTCTCAGATCCAATCCACATCTCTGTGCCACTTCCATCTGACACTCACAACAGGATTGCCACAAGTGTGCCTGCTTGGCTGTATCAGTCTAAGACAG GATTATGGGTCCGAAATGCAACGGGGTACATCAAAAAGGATGGCTCACAGTTTGTTTGGAATGTTGTGGTTCCTCAGATGGGCTACTGGTTAGCTGCTTTCCCTACATCTTCAG GATTGGGACTGTCCCACCCAGGCTTAAGGGACATCACCACCTACCACACCCTGTTCCTGCTCTCCATTCTGGGCTCGCTGGCCCTGCTGGTGCTCATCCTCCTCTGTGTTCTGCTCTACTACTGCAG GCGGAAGTGTTTGAAACCTCGTCGACAGCAAGGCAAACCCCACAGTTCCAATCTGAATGGTTCAAAGAGAGACCAGGGTACATCCACTTCACGTCTAAATCTGATCTGTGGAGGCCATGTTGATTCTGGATCCTCTCACGACACTCGCAAATCCGATTTATCTCCATCTCGAGAGTACCAGAGTTCAAGGGAAGACTTGACTAAACATATTCCAGCTCATATGCTACGACATGCAAAAGGAAAAAATTGTTCTGGGCCTCAAAGGGGTGAAAGTTTCCCCATGAAAGTCACACGTGCTACAGAGACCAACAACCTGGACAACCCTTTGCTCCATGAAGACTATAACCGAAGCTACAGCCTCATGGAAGGAAAGGACTCCGAATATCATCGACACCACAATGCCAATGACAATCGTGGATATGCCTCTGATCCCCCATCCCCACCGCGTTTCCAAGGCTATGTGCCAAGCCAGACTGACAAACCCCCAGAAtattcagcagcagcagcagacagctTGGCTAGACCCACGTCCCTCAACACCCAACCGGGTCAGATTATCTTCTGCAGCTCCATTGACCAGATGAAGGAAAACATGTATCGGAGCATGGTGCCAACGCTGGTCATTCCAGCCCACTACATGCGTTTGCCCTCTGAGTTTTCAAGTAAAGATGGTAAGGACCAGAAGGAACAAGACAAGGATGGTGCTCAGATGGGAGGAGGCCAGTTGCACCATCTTCATGCCCAAAAGCAGAGCCAACAGCAGGCACAGCAACAGCAGCAAGCTGGATCCCTTGGTGATGACTCCGAGGAGCCAAGTTGGGCATCTGATTCATCTGGAGGGCCTGTGACCATCCCTGTGCTCTTCAACGATTCCACTATGGCACAGATGAATGGAGAACTACAGGCTCTGACCGAGAAGAAACTACTGGAACTGGGTGTGAAGCAGCACCCACGGGCGTGGTTCATCTCTCTGGATGGACGTGCCAATGCCCATGTTCGCCACTCCTACATAGATGTTGGCAATGACCTCAGTGGCAATGGTGGTGGATTTGGTGGTGGTTCCAGCAGCACTCCTCGAGATGTCAACCTTGAACCACCCATGGAGGCCCAAGAGCGCAAATCGGCATCCAACCGGAAGGGCAAAGATGAGCGTTGGGGAGGAGGAAGGAAGGGACAAGGTGTTCTCAGCAGTGGTGGGAAAAATTATTCCAAGCTAGCCTACCCGGATCACAGCGAGCCCAGCAGCAGTGAGGGACGCCCAGTATCACCTGAGGAGAATTCCCTCACCCCTCTTCTGGATGAAGGTTCATCTTCCCGAGGATCCACCATCACCAGGAGGGGACGTAGCCGTGTAAGCAGCTGCCGCAGCAGTAACAGCGAGAATCGCCGCGACTCCATGACCAGTCCTGAGGAAGATCCTGATGATAAAGATGAGAACAAAAAgagcccctggcaaaaaatagAAGACAGACCACTCATGGTCTTCCACCCGAGGAAGTAG